CGATGGAACGCACCAGCAGCCTGTGGGAGCGAAGGCGGGGGCGTGtttacacgcgccccttttcaaaccaaaaaaaaaagaaaaaaagaaaattgaaagcGTTGGAGGTGCAAGCGTTGCTGGAGTGGGTGCAAGCGTTGGAGGTGCTctaagtaaaaatatataaataaattttattagagaaaaagaaaaaaaaaaatcccttgaGAACACACGACAGCCAACTAAGCCGAGCCTCATCAAAATCTCTTCGAAGAAAATTCAGTGGGAAAAATTCCATAACAGagaaaagagtactcgtctattacaacaagaaaagaaaagaaaacgagCCACACCTCACGCACAAGTCATAGACTACAATAGATTTGGTCATGccaatgaaaaagaaaaaagccaAAACATAAAGAGAAACAGAGCATTCGCATGAATGAATTCATTCTGTGTTGTTCTATATTACAAATGAAAAGTAGTTGACACGTTCAACACAAAAGTTAGGACTATCCAAGCTCTCCATTTCTGCTGCGATGTTCTTTCTCCAGAGTTGAACGCGAACTTGAAGGGCTCCTTCCCCGTAATAATCCTCGTGTTCCTCTGATATTCTTTTAGCTGAAACCACAGACGAATCGCTGCAACCGTTCACACAGATTTCTCTAAGTGTGGGTATTTCTGCAAAATCTAAAGGGATTTCCCGCAAGCAATGTAGTCGAATAAGATGAAGGCGCTCAAGGCATGGAAAGTAGGAGCTTTCAATTTCCCAGATTTCTAGATTACTGCAATCCTTAAGAGTCAAGAATTTGAGGCTGCGAAATTGGCCTTCAGTTGTTTCCCACTTCCCTTCATCGAACCTCCCCCACCAGAGTGTGAGCTTCTGAAGATGGGGCAACACACCTACCTTATCCAACATGTCTCCCCAACAATAACTCGAGCTGCTGCTGTGACGAAGAACTAAACTCTTGAGCGAATGGGGAAAGTTGATCACACAATTTCCAAAAAAAGTGCAATCCAATGACTCAAGTTTAGTTAGACAATAGAGATTGCTCAAAGAATGCATCTCATCATCACGCTGCTCCCCATTCCAAAAAACCAATTCTTTTATGTTGGGAATTTTTTTGACCAATTGTTCGCTACACTTGAAACCTAGTACTGTCCTCAGGCTTTGCAGATTTCCCAAAACAATGTTATCTTGGTCGTTAGAAGGATCTGGGAGACGAAGCCCATCCTTGAACTCAACATGTCTGATGTGAGGCATGTACCAAAAATCAGTCGGTGCAGTAATCTCATGGCTGGTGTTAACAATTAGTGTTTGTAGATTCCAAAATCGCCATATTGAACAAGGAAGATTCCGCTCTCCTATTGCAGAACAACTTATTTGAAGGAAGCGTGAGTTAACTAATTGATCCATGTGTCCAAATAGTTCATCATCGACCAATTTCttgtttgtaattattttcactATCCTCGCCAAGCTCATATTGAGAGGTAATAGTTTTCTTCGAACATTCCACGTCAAAGAACGAGCTTGTGACATAGGCGGCAAGACTCTTATGACTACATTTTCTGATGCGGTATTATAAAACATCTCTTCTTTTTCAGCTTCTCTCAAGCACAAGTCTCTCAACAAGTCATGAATTTTGCACTTTTTTATGTCCCCAATACTAACCAACTCATGACTAAAAACAAGATTTCTACGAATAAGGTCTTTTAAATACTCTTCTGCCATCTCTTCCAAGCTTTTCTCACTTACTACTTTCACAAATCCTTCCGCAATCCAATATCTACTGAGCTCTGACGTACTAATCTCTTCATCTTCGGGAAAAACTCCCATATAGAGAAAACATGGTTTCAAATGTATCGGCAATTGCTTGTAACTCATGTATAGTATTTTCAAGCAACGCTCATCATTCTCTAAATTAACAACACTTGCATTCAAGTTTTCGCCTATTTCTTTCCAATACTCTCTTGTATGCTTAGACTTGGCCAAAAGGCCTCCCACCACAACAATTGACAATGGAAGTCCTTTGCAGCTTTTTCCAATCTTTTTTCCGATTTCCTCTAATTCAAGTGGGCAACCTTCTTCCCCAAACACAGTTTTGGAGAGAAGCTCCCAACTTTCAGCCTCATCCAAAAGTTCCATCCCAAGGCTATTAGAGTTGGATAATGTAGAAGCCAA
The genomic region above belongs to Salvia miltiorrhiza cultivar Shanhuang (shh) chromosome 5, IMPLAD_Smil_shh, whole genome shotgun sequence and contains:
- the LOC131024764 gene encoding putative late blight resistance protein homolog R1A-10; this encodes MAAAYATLLSAMNIINNLHHHPTPPISLPIQQFESLTQKINFLLQFLQAYNPHRDYSKEADPLECRIADAAYAAEHAIESHIFKKFTNNGENMSSLGLYEALEKVIKDMASIEEEAKQIQARVGAQHQLDTKSTPSDSSRSSSIPQQSIMVGADDVKLQLMDKLTSDGLHLQIIPIVGMGGSGKTTLARTVYEERLIKEHFDICGWATISQEYVIREIFAAVLRHLNVRVDDDLSEHELGEKLYKHLYGRKYLIIMDDMWSIHPWDRVRKNFPDNKNGSRIVVTTRLSDLASTLSNSNSLGMELLDEAESWELLSKTVFGEEGCPLELEEIGKKIGKSCKGLPLSIVVVGGLLAKSKHTREYWKEIGENLNASVVNLENDERCLKILYMSYKQLPIHLKPCFLYMGVFPEDEEISTSELSRYWIAEGFVKVVSEKSLEEMAEEYLKDLIRRNLVFSHELVSIGDIKKCKIHDLLRDLCLREAEKEEMFYNTASENVVIRVLPPMSQARSLTWNVRRKLLPLNMSLARIVKIITNKKLVDDELFGHMDQLVNSRFLQISCSAIGERNLPCSIWRFWNLQTLIVNTSHEITAPTDFWYMPHIRHVEFKDGLRLPDPSNDQDNIVLGNLQSLRTVLGFKCSEQLVKKIPNIKELVFWNGEQRDDEMHSLSNLYCLTKLESLDCTFFGNCVINFPHSLKSLVLRHSSSSSYCWGDMLDKVGVLPHLQKLTLWWGRFDEGKWETTEGQFRSLKFLTLKDCSNLEIWEIESSYFPCLERLHLIRLHCLREIPLDFAEIPTLREICVNGCSDSSVVSAKRISEEHEDYYGEGALQVRVQLWRKNIAAEMESLDSPNFCVERVNYFSFVI